A section of the Telopea speciosissima isolate NSW1024214 ecotype Mountain lineage chromosome 3, Tspe_v1, whole genome shotgun sequence genome encodes:
- the LOC122654919 gene encoding loganic acid O-methyltransferase-like has product MEGEETKAFPMKGGDGPYSYAKNSHYQKTFVDAVKAMIDEAIADKLDIKHFSTTSSPFRIADFGCSVGPNSLNSMKNIVEAIEIKYHSEGLSLKIPEFQLFFNDHSSNDFNTLFASFPPDRPYFIAGVPGSFHGRLFPKASLHFVHSSYSLNWLSKVPKEVFDKNSSAWNKGKIHYPTSKIEVVEAYSTQFVRDMESFLLARAQELVFGGLMTLIIPGLADGFPISKSFTTMLDLVVGSCLMDMTKMGLVSEDKVDSFNFPIYNPYLQEMEKLIARNKSFSIVRLEVVDRGQGNASTPSVEAATMGLRAVTEEIIKEHFGSEIIDELFDRVSKKMKEFPHLLDISKNATQIFVVLKREDYDP; this is encoded by the exons atggaaggtGAAGAGACCAAAGCTTTTCCAATGAAAGGTGGTGATGGCCCTTATAGCTATGCCAAGAACTCCCACTATCAG AAAACTTTTGTGGATGCTGTGAAGGCAATGATAGATGAAGCAATTGCAGACAAACTTGACATCAAACACTTCTCCACCACTTCATCCCCATTTCGCATCGCAGATTTTGGTTGTTCAGTTGGACCCAATTCATTAAATTCGATGAAGAACATAGTAGAAGCCATAGAAATCAAATATCATTCTgagggattgagtttgaaaatccCTGAATTCCAATTGTTCTTCAATGACCATTCTTCCAATGATTTTAATACTCTCTTTGCCTCCTTCCCTCCTGATAGACCATACTTCATAGCTGGTGTACCTGGTTCTTTCCATGGCCGTTTATTTCCAAAGGCCTCTCTCCACTTTGTGCATTCCTCCTATTCACTCAATTGGCTCTCTAAGGTACCTAAAGAAGTGTTTGATAAAAATTCCTCTGCATGGAACAAAGGGAAAATCCATTATCCAACTTCTAAAATTGAAGTGGTGGAGGCTTATTCAACCCAATTTGTTAGGGACATGGAATCCTTTTTGCTTGCTAGAGCACAAGAGCTTGTGTTTGGGGGTTTGATGACCCTTATTATTCCAGGCCTTGCAGATGGGTTTCCTATTTCTAAATCATTTACAACAATGTTAGATCTTGTAGTAGGATCTTGCCTTATGGACATGACCAAGATG ggatTAGTAAGTGAGGATAAAGTGGACTCCTTCAATTTCCCCATATACAATCCATACCTGCAAGAAATGGAGAAATTGATAGCGAGAAACAAGAGTTTCAGCATTGTTAGATTGGAAGTGGTGGATCGCGGTCAAGGGAATGCCTCTACCCCCAGTGTGGAAGCAGCAACGATGGGCTTGAGGGCTGTTACAGAAGAAATCATCAAGGAACACTTTGGAAGCGAAATTATAGATGAGCTGTTCGATCGGGTCTCTAAGAAGATGAAAGAATTTCCCCATCTATTGGATATCAGCAAGAATGCAACTCAAATATTTGTTGTTCTCAAGCGAGAAGATTATGATCCATGA
- the LOC122653740 gene encoding loganic acid O-methyltransferase-like translates to MKGTNHRLKYFACMNGGDGPYSYTKNSIYQRQITNTSKARISKAVAEKLDIKHPSFTNSKLCIADLGCSVGPNTFIAIQNIVEAVMLKYQSEGRLSSKIPEFQVFFNDLISNDFNKLFASLPVDSQYFAAGVPGSFQNRLFPKASLHLVHSSSSLHWLSKVPKEVLDKDSPAWNKGKIYYESSPKEVVEAYSSQFAKDIESFLLARAEELVPGGLMILILLGSHPNGVPYSRTFFGVVLDLLASSLMDMAKMGLVNEAKVDSFNVAAYNPSFLELEGLLTRSECFSIEGMELVNVDLLTGDVEPSAQMTAMHMRAATEVLIKEHFGSDIIDELFDRFTVKIAQDTLFLNVGHKYLLQLFVILKRITD, encoded by the exons AGACAAATAACAAACACCTCGAAAGCAAGAATAAGTAAGGCAGTTGCTGAGAAGCTTGACATAAAACACCCTTCTTTTACCAATAGCAAGTTATGCATAGCTGATTTGGGCTGTTCTGTTGGACCCAATACATTCATAGCCATCCAAAATATTGTTGAAGCTGTCATGCTCAAGTATCAATCAGAAGGCCGCCTAAGCTCTAAAATCCCAGAATTTCAAGTTTTCTTCAATGATCTCATCTCAAATGATTTCAATAAACTCTTCGCTTCTCTTCCTGTTGATAGCCAATATTTTGCAGCAGGTGTGCCTGGTTCTTTCCAAAATCGCTTATTCCCCAAGGCCTCTCTCCATTTAGTGCACTCATCATCTTCACTTCACTGGCTCTCTAAGGTGCCTAAAGAGGTGTTAGATAAGGACTCTCCTGCATGGAACAAAGGGAAGATCTATTATGAAAGCTCACCAAAAGAAGTAGTTGAGGCTTATTCATCTCAATTCGCCAAGGATATTGAGTCCTTTTTGTTGGCTAGAGCTGAAGAGCTTGTACCTGGAGGTTTGATGATACTGATCTTGCTAGGTTCTCACCCTAATGGGGTTCCCTATTCCCGAACATTTTTTGGTGTAGTACTTGATCTTTTGGCATCTAGCCTCATGGATATGGCCAAGATG GGATTAGTCAATGAAGCTAAGGTGGACTCCTTCAATGTGGCTGCATACAACCCAAGTTTCCTAGAATTGGAGGGGTTGTTGACAAGAAGTGAGTGTTTTAGCATTGAGGGAATGGAGCTAGTAAATGTAGATCTCCTGACAGGAGATGTTGAGCCTAGTGCACAAATGACTGCAATGCACATGAGAGCTGCAACAGAAGTGCTTATCAAGGAACATTTTGGAAGTGATATCATAGATGAGCTATTTGACCGGTTCACTGTGAAAATTGCACAAGATACTCTATTCTTGAATGTGGGTCACAAGTACTTGCTCCAATTGTTTGTCATTCTCAAGCGCATCACTGATTAA
- the LOC122654284 gene encoding probable RNA-dependent RNA polymerase 1, translating to MGKTIQLSGFPSQVTADAVKEFLEVHTGNGTVYALKIRLQKQRPRRRACAFAIVQFTTSTSAELITSLVNRPQRLSYGGYFLKVWVVGCDIVPKPRPSIFTLEHTKLHFGCQVSGDQFSVLWSAQDVAVNFGFELRKIYFFLSYGGVQYKLELSYEVIWEIQLRRPHGQNRCKFLLIQVLGVPMIYEKAVCSSGLSYKVPVLNYFMDASNDQWDRATDFTHSFCIGQSSAMCLELSYSCELLDFKEHFVYYKEDEGQFILKSGSAFSRNLDLVPIVGPPDVPELQRFPYNILFKVCSLVQNGCLAGPTLDANFFKLVHPAHNPVKYIEHALDELYDLQECCYDPVKWLLEQYERYRKSNRQPKSPISSGTGLVYVRRVQITPSKVYFYGPEVNVSNRVLRNYSNYIDNFIRVSFVDEDFDKMYSTDLSPRTSSASEERRTGIYKRILSTLRNGLVIGEKRFDFLAFSSSQLRDNSAWMFAKTDDGLTAEKIRDWMGDFRGIRNVAKYAARLGQSFSSSTATLNVSKHEFEIIRDIELERGRMKYVFSDGIGKISADFARRVAKKCGLTSSTPSAFQIRYGGYKGVVAVDPTSTMKLSLRKSMCKYESQNTKLDVLAWSKYQPCFLNRQIITLLSTLGVRDHIFQEKQRHVVDKLDVILTDPLKALEALEQMSPGENSNVLKEMLMCGYEPDAEPFLSMMLQTFRAAKLHELRTKTRIFVPNGRSLMGCLDETGTLEYGQVFVQVSSIWRMFGGNESDQQKIIVKGNVTVAKNPCLHPGDVRVLQAIDVPALNHMVNCIVFPQKGARPHPNECSGSDLDGDIYFVSWDPALIPPRQIQPMEYVPAETISLDHDVTIEQVEEYFTNYIVNESLGIIANAHTVLADKEPEKAESKNCMELARLFSIAVDFPKTGVPAEIPDHLYVREYPDFMEKLDKPTYESRRVIGKLYREIKFKASHTSFTKFTQEVARRSYDPDMEVDGFEDYIDDAYYYKGEYDSELGNLMNFYGIKTEAQILSESTTKIAKSFSKKCDPDAMGLAVRSLKKKARRWFDKGLESGSPPDEVYAKASAWYHVTYHPSHWGCYKEGRNRDHYLSFPWCVYDKLVKIKKDKSSIRRSLERNFADGLRLD from the exons ATGGGGAAGACGATTCAGCTCTCTGGGTTCCCTTCTCAGGTTACTGCAGATGCAGTTAAGGAATTTCTGGAGGTTCACACTGGCAATGGAACTGTTTATGCACTGAAAATCAGACTCCAGAAACAAAGACCACGCAGGCGGGCGTGTGCTTTTGCTATTGTGCAATTTACAACTAGTACAAGTGCTGAATTGATAACCTCCTTGGTCAATCGGCCCCAGCGCCTGTCTTATGGTGGTTATTTTTTAAAGGTTTGGGTTGTGGGATGTGATATAGTACCCAAGCCAAGGCCCTCGATTTTCACTTTGGAGCATACGAAACTGCATTTTGGCTGTCAGGTTTCAGGCGACCAATTCTCTGTTCTCTGGTCAGCACAGGATGTTGCGgtaaattttggttttgagctGCGGAAGATATACTTCTTCTTGTCTTATGGCGGAGTACAATATAAGCTTGAACTCTCTTATGAGGTCATCTGGGAAATCCAGCTTCGTCGGCCACATGGTCAAAATAGATGCAAGTTTCTCCTAATTCAG GTGCTTGGTGTTCCTATGATCTATGAGAAAGCTGTATGCTCTTCAGGGCTTTCTTATAAAGTTCCTGTTTTAAACTATTTTATGGATGCTTCAAATGATCAGTGGGATAGAGCAACAGATTTCACTCACTCATTTTGTATCGGGCAATCTTCTGCCATGTGCTTGGAACTTTCATACAGCTGTGAGCTTCTGGATTTCAAAGAACATTTTGTCTACTACAAAGAAGATGAAGGTCAGTTCATTTTGAAGAGTGGATCAGCTTTCTCCCGTAATTTGGATCTAGTCCCCATTGTTGGCCCTCCTGATGTTCCTGAGCTGCAGAGATTTCCATATAATATTCTCTTTAAGGTGTGTTCCTTGGTTCAGAATGGATGCCTTGCGGGGCCAACACTTGATGccaattttttcaagttggttCATCCTGCACACAATCCAGTTAAGTACATAGAACATGCCTTGGATGAGCTGTATGATTTACAAGAATGCTGCTATGATCCTGTCAAGTGGCTCCTTGAGCAATATGAAAGATACCGTAAATCCAATCGTCAGCCTAAATCTCCTATTTCCTCAGGAACTGGCTTGGTATATGTCCGCAGGGTTCAAATAACCCCTAGTAAAGTGTACTTTTATGGTCCGGAGGTTAATGTTTCGAATCGTGTGCTACGCAACTACTCTAACTACATTGATAATTTTATTCGTGTATCTTTTGTTGATGAAGATTTCGATAAAATGTATTCAACAGATTTATCTCCACGTACATCTTCTGCTAGTGAAGAAAGGCGTACTGGAATTTATAAGAGAATACTCTCTACTCTAAGAAATGGCTTAGTTATTGGAGAAAAGAGATTCGATTTTCTTGCTTTTTCATCAAGTCAGTTGCGTGATAATTCTGCATGGATGTTTGCAAAAACAGATGATGGGCTTACAGCTGAAAAGATAAGAGATTGGATGGGTGATTTTCGTGGGATAAGAAACGTGGCAAAGTATGCTGCTAGATTGGGTCAATCTTTCAGTTCTTCCACAGCAACTCTTAACGTTTCTAAGCATGAATTTGAAATTATCCGTGACATAGAGCTGGAAAGAGGTCGGATGAAATATGTCTTCTCAGATGGGATTGGCAAAATTTCTGCTGATTTCGCTAGGAGAGTTGCAAAAAAATGTGGCTTAACAAGTTCTACTCCATCTGCCTTTCAAATAAGATATGGTGGCTACAAGGGTGTTGTGGCTGTAGATCCTACATCAACAATGAAATTATCCTTGAGGAAGAGCATGTGTAAGTATGAATCACAAAACACAAAACTAGATGTTCTGGCATGGAGCAAGTATCAGCCTTGCTTTCTCAATCGTCAGATAATCACTCTTTTGTCAACACTTGGTGTGAGAGATCATATTTTTCAAGAGAAGCAGAGGCATGTTGTAGACAAACTGGATGTTATTCTAACTGATCCATTGAAGGCACTAGAAGCACTCGAGCAGATGTCTCCAGGTGAAAACAGTAATGTTCTCAAGGAAATGTTAATGTGTGGTTATGAGCCTGATGCTGAACCATTCCTTTCGATGATGCTACAAACATTCCGGGCAGCAAAGCTGCACGAACTGCGGACGAAGACAAGGATATTTGTTCCAAATGGAAGATCATTAATGGGATGCCTAGATGAAACTGGAACTTTGGAATATGGGCAAGTATTTGTCCAAGTTTCTAGCATATGGCGCATGTTTGGTGGAAATGAATCAGACCAgcaaaaaattattgttaaggGAAATGTAACTGTTGCTAAAAACCCATGCTTGCATCCTGGTGATGTGCGTGTTTTGCAAGCCATTGATGTCCCAGCATTGAACCATATGGTTAATTGCATTGTTTTCCCACAAAAAGGAGCAAG ACCACACCCGAATGAATGTTCAGGAAGTGATTTAGATGGAGATATATACTTTGTAAGTTGGGACCCTGCCCTTATTCCACCTCGTCAAATCCAACCCATGGAGTATGTCCCAGCAGAAACTATTTCCCTGGACCACGACGTTACAATTGAG CAAGTTGAGGAGTACTTCACGAACTACATAGTGAATGAAAGCCTTGGAATCATTGCAAATGCTCACACAGTATTGGCTGACAAGGAACCAGAGAAGGCAGAAAGCAAGAACTGTATGGAGCTTGCAAGGCTTTTCTCAATTGCTGTCGATTTCCCAAAGACTGGTGTACCAGCTGAAATTCCAGATCATCTATATGTCAGGGAATATCCAGATTTCATGGAAAAGCTTGACAAGCCAACCTACGAATCACGGAGAGTGATTGGGAAACTGTACAGAGAGATAAAATTCAAAGCATCACACACATCCTTTACAAAATTTACTCAGGAGGTGGCAAGGAGATCTTATGACCCTGACATGGAGGTTGATGGCTTTGAGGATTACATCGATGATGCTTATTATTACAAAGGTGAGTATGATTCTGAGTTGGGAAACCTGATGAATTTTTATGGGATCAAAACTGAGGCACAAATCCTCAGTGAGAGTACCACGAAGATAGCAAAATCATTCTCAAAGAAATGCGATCCAGATGCAATGGGATTGGCAGTTAGGTCTTTAAAGAAGAAGGCAAGGAGATGGTTTGACAAGGGACTAGAGTCAGGCTCACCACCCGACGAGGTATATGCCAAGGCATCAGCTTGGTATCATGTAACATATCATCCTTCTCACTGGGGATGTTATAAGGAGGGAAGGAATCGGGACCATTACCTGAGTTTTCCATGGTGTGTCTATGATAAGCTCGTAAAGATCAAGAAGGACAAAAGCAGTATCAGAAGGTCACTGGAACGCAACTTTGCAGATGGTTTGAGGCTCGATTGA
- the LOC122653739 gene encoding loganic acid O-methyltransferase-like yields MGGEEITSPNALPMKGGDGPYSYTKNSYCQRDALDNIKEMINEAIAENLDIKHLSPITNTFRIADLGCSVGPNTFTSMHDIMEATELKYQSQGLISKIPEFQVFFNDHTANDFNTLFTSFPPDKQYFAAGVPGSFYIRLFPKASLHFVHSSFALHYLSKLPKEITDINSPAWNKGKISYPSSSKEVVEAYASQFAIDFESFLNARAEELVCGGLMVLIMTGIPDGSSRFQAVNATLDILGYCLMDMAKMGLVSEAKVDSFNFPVYSPFCQEVKELLGRNRCFNIERFELVTRTRDVAVTNAPAVTKHTRAITEEMIKQHFGSEIIDELYDRVFHKLEEFPQFLDAIFKRSTQLFVVLKRQSIMD; encoded by the exons atgggaggaGAAGAGATCACATCGCCCAATGCTTTACCAATGAAAGGTGGAGATGGCCCTTACAGCTACACTAAGAACTCCTACTGTCAG AGAGATGCTCTGGACAATATAAAAGAAATGATCAATGAAGCAATTGCAGAGAATCTTGACATCAAACATCTCTCTCCTATTACAAATACATTTCGAATTGCAGATTTGGGCTGTTCAGTTGGACCCAATACCTTTACTTCAATGCATGACATAATGGAAGCAACAGAGCTAAAGTATCAATCTCAAGGCTTGATTTCAAAAATTCCTGAATTCCAAGTTTTCTTCAATGACCATACAGCCAATGATTTCAACACTCTCTTCACTTCTTTCCCTCCAGACAAACAATACTTCGCCGCCGGTGTACCGGGATCTTTCTACATTCGTTTATTTCCTAAGGCATCTCTCCATTTTGTGCACTCTTCTTTTGCTCTCCATTATCTCTCTAAACTACCAAAAGAGATTACAGACATTAACTCTCCTGCATGGAATAAAGGGAAAATCAGTTACCCAAGCTCCTCAAAGGAAGTGGTGGAGGCTTATGCTTCTCAATTTGCCATTGATTTTGAATCCTTCTTGAATGCTAGAGCAGAAGAACTTGTGTGTGGAGGTTTGATGGTTCTTATCATGACAGGTATTCCAGATGGGTCATCTCGTTTCCAAGCCGTTAATGCAACCCTTGATATTCTAGGGTATTGCCTCATGGATATGGCTAAGATG GGATTAGTGAGTGAAGCTAAGGtggattccttcaatttccCTGTCTATAGCCCATTTTGCCAGGAGGTTAAGGAGTTGCTTGGGAGAAACAGATGTTTCAACATTGAAAGATTTGAGCTGGTGACAAGAACAAGAGATGTTGCAGTGACTAATGCACCAGCAGTAACGAAGCATACAAGAGCTATTACAGAGGAAATGATCAAGCAACACTTTGGAAGTGAAATCATAGATGAACTGTATGATCGGGTCTTTCATAAATTAGAAGAGTTTCCTCAGTTCTTAGATGCTATCTTCAAGAGATCAACTCAATTATTTGTGGTTCTCAAACGCCAATCAATAATGGATTGA